Within the Girardinichthys multiradiatus isolate DD_20200921_A chromosome 12, DD_fGirMul_XY1, whole genome shotgun sequence genome, the region CACTTCGACCACTCGGGGGGTCTGCATCAGTTCCAACAGGTGGGCGTCCACAGCGCGGAGGTCGATGCCCTGGCCAACGGGGACAACTTCGAGACGGTCACTTGGCTCAGCGACAGGGAGATAGCCGTGGCCCCCAGCCCGGGATGGAGGGCGAGACACTACAAAGTCAAGGCTGTGCAGCCCACACACATCCTGCAGGAGGGTGGGTAGGAGATGCTATGATAGGGGGGTGCAGATCTGAGATCAGACACCTGGAATGCTGCATGCAGGGAAAATCAGAAGGCCTTCCTGAGTCACCGTAACATCGGGAAAAGTCCAATGCTGAATTGTTACATTTATCCATATGCACTGCTGGACAAAGCCTATATAGAGATAAATTACCTGTGTGTTGCAACAGTGGAGAGGTGCATTATTACAAAGCCTTATTACAAACAGTTAATGCGATTAAAACATGTTACACGTTGAGATAAACAGTAATATGTAAATGGCTTATTTTAAAAGTGGTCAGTTATGGATGAACAGACAGGTCTTAGTGAGTGGAGGCTCCAGGGCCTGCCAAGCCGACTGAgagttaatttttatttctagcTACTACTATCCTTTATCTACACTATGTTCTATTTATAGCCAAGGTGCCAATGACTTTGATGGCTCTTCCAAGTATGGAAGCAGAGATTGGCCACACTTCCTCGATTCTGGTATTCAGGTTCACATTTTTGCAGAATCCTCCAGCTTTGATTTACACCAGCAGGATGTAGATATCCAACATCAGCAGTTACTGAGCAAAATCAATCTGTGCAaggttttgcaaaaacaggcaTACTGTTTAAAGTCTTATACCCCTTCAGTTGTTGTAATACCTGTGCATCTAGTGGTGTTCCTTATATAGTTTCCTTAAAGTTACCTCACATATAGCATTGCATTTGAACAAGGCAGTTACATTTCATCACTGGCATTCTCTCAGAGTATACTTTCTATACAGCCAGTCAATATTCATACTCATCCCTGCTGTGTCAGGGACACTTGGTGCAGTGCAGTTGGTATATCTTATTGCATGGCGTGCCAGCCTCACCCTCAAGCTGTGAAATTCATACCTGGTTTAGATAAAATCAATGCCAAACGGAAGGCTCCAAACTCAGCACGGATAAGAGCTAAATGGGGAAATAAGGTTTGGTCAGTATTATTTAAGACATTTAATCTCAATATACAGCGCCTCACTGTATATTCATATATGAGTTTGACATTTAGGGTGGGTTCACAGTGAGAACACAGTCAACATGGCAGCaaatagtggtggcagcatcatgctgtggggatgcttttgttcatcgaggacaggaaagctggtcagagttgatgggaagatggatgacactaaatacaaggcaatagTAATTAAGAAATCCTGTAGTCTGGCGCAGAGGCTCACCTACCAGCAGGACATTGGCACTAAACACCCAGTCAGAGATACAATGCAGTGGTTTAGATTAGCGGTCCTCTGCCTGTACCTTTGGAATCTAATACGGATTTTCAGCTTCTTTGTAATTTATTCTGTGATGTAGTATAGTCTCTCTccaaaatccaacagaaaattaacatttgtcaacatatttattttgaattgttAAGAGGGGAAAAAGGAAGTAGATGAGTGACATTAACAACATCCTCTTGTTTGATTTTTTGGCTCTAGACAGATTTTTATTAGAGGGGAAAGAGGCAAAAATTGCTCTTTGAATCAGAAAGGCTGCAAAaccctggtttagatcaaagcatagccatatgttagaatggcccagtcaaagtccagacctaaatccaacaaaGTATCAGCAAATCTTTCTGTCTTAGATATGCAAAGCTGAAAAAGACATACCCCCGAAAACCTGCAGTTAtcattgcagcaaaaggtggttctacaaagtactgactccaGTAGgtagaatacaaatgcacgttgcacttttcagatttttatttgaataagaATTCTGTATCATTTTCATCGCAGTGCATAATCATTCACCACTCTCTGTGGATCTATCAAATAATATCCCAAGGacatacattgaaatttgtatctgtaatgtgaaaaaaatttgaaaacgtTTAAGAGGTATCAAGACCTTTGTGTAAATCTTTGTTGCAAACTGCTCCTAGTGTACAGCCATGTTTATTCGTCAATAACTTGAGCACTCTCTCCTTCTCTTATCCAGGTGATGTTATTAACCTTGGTGACAGACAGCTGACGGTGCTTCACATGCCGGGTCACTCTCGGGGCAGCATTTGCCTCCACGATCGCGACAATAAGCTGCTGTTCAGCGGTGACGCTGTGTACGATGGAGCCATGATTGACTGGCTGCCCTATAGCCAGGTCAGCGACTACATCAGCAGCTGCGAGCGTCTCATCGGGCTGGTGGACAGTGAGCAGGTAACACTGAAACTTGTAACTGAGCAATTATTGCCTGTTCTTTTGTTTACATGTtagtaaatatatatttgagGTGTTGGATAGCTGATTCAAGGGAATTGAGCCGTTTAGAAGCTACTTAGTTCAGGAAACAAGTGTATAATCCCTCTGagaagtttttcacatttaaaaattttGTGGTTTCTATGGTACACTCTATAAATCTATCCCAAAGCTTAAAAACTGTTACGTCCAACAGGTTGACCAAGTCCTCCCAGGACACTACAACACTTTTGGCGCAAAACGCCTCCATCGGATTGCGTCCATGTACATCAGCAGAGCCGGAACATGCCCTGCAAAATTCTCCACGTTTGCCTGGAGAACTGTGGCCGGGTTGGCTCTGCGGGCGTCCAACCCTCGCTGCGCCTGCTAAAGCTAAAGGGTCCCGGAAGCTGGGGGAAGCACAAGCGAACACAGAAAGATGCTTCAACATGGACGAcctaaaattataaaaatgtattcaacagAACTCATATAATTGCCAAACTCCATATAAAATGTCTCACTTGAGTCAATAGTCAGCCTTATGAAGTATACAATATAGTATTTAATGTATTATTCTTTAATGTACTGATGAATATGTGAATGTTGGTatgatttagatgtttttttaaatatttttagcagATGTGAACTTATAATAGCACAATGATGATACAACTGTGCactacaaacagaaaacagggaGCTTTGGGTTCTTCTCTGTAGCATTTCATTCAGCATGGCCATAGCTTTTCTCTATGCAGCCCGCAGTGAAGACCCAGCAGTGACTACCTCCTATGTTTGTAACTGTGCTTTGTACTGTTGATTATTAATCTATGGCTTTGCTATGAAATCACTGACAATAAAATCTTTGCTCAGC harbors:
- the mblac2 gene encoding metallo-beta-lactamase domain-containing protein 2, which produces MSAADWYAHKSLGDGLFWIQERFYQSENRANIWLLRGTHQDVVIDTGLGLRSLPEYIDANGLLGKDPQRKNPLLAVATHAHFDHSGGLHQFQQVGVHSAEVDALANGDNFETVTWLSDREIAVAPSPGWRARHYKVKAVQPTHILQEGDVINLGDRQLTVLHMPGHSRGSICLHDRDNKLLFSGDAVYDGAMIDWLPYSQVSDYISSCERLIGLVDSEQVDQVLPGHYNTFGAKRLHRIASMYISRAGTCPAKFSTFAWRTVAGLALRASNPRCAC